One region of Gorilla gorilla gorilla isolate KB3781 chromosome 15, NHGRI_mGorGor1-v2.1_pri, whole genome shotgun sequence genomic DNA includes:
- the C15H14orf132 gene encoding uncharacterized protein C14orf132 homolog isoform X2: MMGGAFMDSPNEDFSTEYSLFNSSANVHAASNGQGQPEDPPRSSNDAVLLWIAIIATLGNIVVVGVVYAFTF; encoded by the coding sequence ATGATGGGGGGAGCTTTCATGGACTCGCCCAACGAGGACTTCAGCACCGAGTACTCCCTGTTTAACTCCTCTGCCAATGTCCACGCGGCCTCCAATGGCCAGGGCCAGCCGGAAGATCCTCCTCGGTCCTCCAACGATGCCGTCTTGCTATGGATTGCCATCATAGCTACGCTGGGGAACATCGTGGTAGTGGGCGTGGTGTATGCCTTCACCTTCTGA
- the C15H14orf132 gene encoding uncharacterized protein C14orf132 homolog isoform X1, whose product MDLSFMAAQLPMMGGAFMDSPNEDFSTEYSLFNSSANVHAASNGQGQPEDPPRSSNDAVLLWIAIIATLGNIVVVGVVYAFTF is encoded by the coding sequence CTGCCCATGATGGGGGGAGCTTTCATGGACTCGCCCAACGAGGACTTCAGCACCGAGTACTCCCTGTTTAACTCCTCTGCCAATGTCCACGCGGCCTCCAATGGCCAGGGCCAGCCGGAAGATCCTCCTCGGTCCTCCAACGATGCCGTCTTGCTATGGATTGCCATCATAGCTACGCTGGGGAACATCGTGGTAGTGGGCGTGGTGTATGCCTTCACCTTCTGA